In Pelosinus sp. UFO1, one genomic interval encodes:
- a CDS encoding 3-keto-5-aminohexanoate cleavage protein: MEKLIITIAPTGNVPTKDMNPHVPLTPEEIAKDIIACHEKGAAVAHIHARDKDGVPTCDVKYFEKTVRLLDEAGCPIVKQISTGARGGKSGEARAEALELNPLSASLSSGSSNFPTSINANEPKLVEYLAKTMLEKNIKPEIEVFDVAMINNAVRLQKEGLIKGPLLFNFVLGVKGSLPATPKNLFFLFESLPPNAVWSVSIIGPQHVNLSVMAMALGGHVRVGIEDNVYYRKGILATNVALVARIASIAQSMGREIATPQDVKKIWGIE; encoded by the coding sequence ATGGAAAAACTGATTATCACAATCGCACCGACGGGGAATGTACCAACGAAGGACATGAATCCTCATGTTCCTCTGACGCCAGAGGAAATTGCTAAGGATATAATTGCTTGTCATGAAAAGGGGGCTGCTGTAGCTCATATTCATGCCCGGGACAAAGATGGAGTTCCAACTTGTGATGTAAAATATTTTGAGAAAACTGTACGGTTGCTTGATGAGGCGGGATGCCCTATTGTAAAACAAATTTCTACTGGCGCAAGGGGGGGGAAATCAGGGGAGGCGAGAGCAGAAGCCCTAGAGTTAAATCCGCTTTCTGCTAGTTTGTCATCCGGGTCATCTAATTTTCCCACAAGCATTAATGCTAATGAGCCAAAGCTTGTAGAATATCTGGCAAAAACCATGCTTGAAAAAAATATTAAACCAGAAATAGAAGTATTCGATGTAGCAATGATTAACAATGCTGTCCGTTTGCAAAAGGAAGGCTTGATCAAAGGACCTTTACTATTTAATTTCGTATTAGGAGTAAAAGGCTCTTTACCAGCAACCCCAAAAAATTTATTTTTCCTCTTTGAAAGTTTACCGCCCAATGCAGTCTGGAGTGTTTCCATCATTGGGCCCCAGCATGTAAATCTATCCGTTATGGCTATGGCATTAGGAGGCCATGTGCGTGTAGGTATTGAAGATAACGTATATTATCGTAAGGGTATTTTAGCAACAAACGTGGCGTTAGTAGCACGAATTGCTAGCATTGCACAAAGTATGGGAAGAGAAATAGCTACGCCACAAGATGTTAAAAAAATATGGGGGATAGAGTAA